One region of Ammospiza caudacuta isolate bAmmCau1 chromosome 22, bAmmCau1.pri, whole genome shotgun sequence genomic DNA includes:
- the C22H1orf174 gene encoding UPF0688 protein C1orf174 homolog, translating into MAAGGTARGRGRSDTRGPSRSARPRPRHRARRSAEAASAAEPAQPAGEAANTASPRSSHEAAEGQPAKRMKYEESNLKSELEGLTCESGNLAALGETPKTSDEDGVSEDPRDSSVIQQKTDESIPETDEGKQEKEQEPHTVKSSGAPLKTGGYLHHYHVFSEEESSCGSFDGATSEDTDCPRRPMFLEHSSGLSDEDSNQPMPVHRFFGDVELHLPAVVLPSVTRSRREARKLHFIAKEDDEEEEEEEDV; encoded by the exons atggcggcgggcGGCACGGCACGGGGCCGGGGGCGCTCGGACACCCGCGGCCCCTCTCGCTCGGCCCGGCCACGGCCCCGGCACCGGGCCCGGCGCTCCGCGGAGGCGGCCTCAGCAGCCGAACCCGCACAGCCCGCGGGAGAAGCAGCCAACACGGCGAGTCCG CGTTCATCACATGAAGCTGCTGAAGGACAACCTGCAAAGAGGATGAAATACGAAGAAAGCAATCTAAAATCAGAGCTAGAGGGACTCACATGTGAAAGTGGAAACCTTGCTGCGCTGGGGGAAACACCTAAAACATCTGATGAGGATGGAGTTTCAGAAGATCCAAGAGACAGCAGCGTAATCCAACAGAAAACAGATGAAAGCATTCCAGAGACTGATgaagggaagcaggagaaggagcaggagccacACACGGTGAAATCCAGCGGTGCTCCATTAAAAACAGGTGGATATCTGCACCACTATCACGTATTCAGTGAGgaggagagcagctgtgggagctttGATGGGGCCACCTCGGAGGACACGGATTGCCCACGGAGGCCAAtgttcctggagcacagcagtggCCTCTCGGATGAGGACAGCAACCAGCCCATGCCAGTGCACCGGTTCTTTGGAGATGTTGAGCTG cacctcccagcaGTTGTGCTCCCGAGTGTGACGAGGAGCAGGCGAGAAGCCAGGAAGCTCCATTTCATTGCAAAGGAAGatgatgaagaggaggaggaagaggaagatgtcTAA
- the DFFB gene encoding DNA fragmentation factor subunit beta isoform X1 — MLDGTASSGCRRSGPGLELPAETRAELQPLRSGPPGAGISPGAGSHPPVGQLPLAGSRLCLYEDGTELTESYFRALPAQTELVLLGPGQSWRGCASDIERLLAAFCSHQGAVVEAARRLLTDERAPHRQKLLADLVHNLSENILAEDKEEDKKWFEGLESRFKNKSSYLRHSCESRMRGYMREVTGFISNVHPSARDAYRGIIDLMAEKLKSVKYNGCYFDRREKEEAARLCTAEGWFSCQGPFDRDDCPCKHSINPYSNRESRILFSTWNLDHIIEKKRAVVPELAEAVKTRDGREVNWEYFYQLLFTLDNLKLVHIACHKKTNHNLSCDKSRIYRKRKQTQEIS, encoded by the exons GGGGCCGCCCGGAGCCGGGATCtcacctggagcagggtctCACCCGCCCGTGGGGCAGCTTCCCTTGGCAGGCAGCCGCCTCTGCCTCTACGAGGACGGCACGGAGCTGACCGAGAGCTACTTCCGAGCGCTGCCGGCGCAGAcggagctggtgctgctgggcccCGGGCAGAGCTGGCGGGGCT gtgCCAGCGACATCGAGCGGCTCCTGGCCGCCTTCTGCAGCCACCAGGGCGCTGTGGTGGAGGCTGCGCGGAGGCTGCTGACGGACGAGCGGGCTCCCCACAGGCAGAAGCTGCTGGCGGATCTCGTCCACAACCTGAGCGAAAACATCCTGGCCGAGGATAAGGAAGAGGACAAGAAATGGTTTGAAG ggctggagtCTCGGTTCAAGAACAAATCCAGCTACCTGCGGCATAGCTGTGAGAGCAGAATGCGGGGCTACATGAGAGAG GTTACTGGTTTTATTTCAAACGTTCATCCTTCAGCACGAGATGCCTACAGAGGGATAATCGACCTGATGgcagaaaaactgaaatctgTGAAGTACAACGGGTGCTACTTTGACagaagggagaaggaggaggcagcacGCCTGTGCACTGCAGAGGGGTGGTTCTCCTGTCAG GGACCTTTTGACAGAGATGACTGCCCATGTAAGCATTCCATCAACCCCTACAGCAACAGGGAAAGCAGGATCCTCTTCAGCACCTGGAATCTCGACCACAT AATTGAGAAGAAACGTGCTGTTGTCCCAGAACTGGCAGAAGCTGTCAAAACACGAGACGGGAGAGAAGTGAACTGGGAATACTTCTATCAGCTGCTGTTTACCCTGGATAATTTAAAACTCGTACATATTGCTTGCCATAAGAAAACCAATCATAACCTCAGCTGTGACAAAAGCAGAATTTACAGAAAGAGGAAACAAACCCAGGAGATTTCCTAG